The Rubripirellula amarantea genome includes the window CGGCGCAAGCCGCTCCGCCGGCCACGAACGCTCCGGTGCCATGGGATCGACGTGTTCCGCAATTGCTTTCGTTCATGATTAGCCAACGCATCCCGCTCTTCGCGTGCAACCCGCTGGCAGATCGAATGAACAAAATCTTCGGTGCAGTGTTCTCACCGTACGCACTTCCGATCTGGGTGGCCTGGGTAGCTAGCGGATTAGTCGTCATCAGCAGCCATCGTGCCGCCTTCGCCGATGAAGTGTCGCGTTTGTTCGATCAAGGATTATGGGTGGCCATGGTCGTGATCTGGGTAATCGCCAAAGTATTTCACGAACTCGGGCATGCCACCGCCGCTCGTTACCACAACGTTCGAGTCGGGAAGGCGGGGATCATGTTCTTCATGATGGCTCCGTTGGCGTATGTCGATGTGACTGATGCGTGGCGGCTATCAAGTCGTTGGAAGCGCATTCAAATTGCGATGGGCGGCGTCTATGTTGAACTCGCGATCGCATCCGCAGCGGCTTGGCTTTGGTGGTACTTGCCCGATGGTTACGCGGGCCACTTGGCGGCTCAGTTCTTTCTTGTCGCAGGCCCCGCGACGGTGCTCGTCAATGCGAATCCGCTGCTACGTTTGGACGGCTACTACGTGGTTTCGGATTTGACCGAGATTCCGAACTTGCGAATGCACGGTCGAAATCAACTTGGTGGGATGTTGAATTGGTGGCTGGTAAAGATTCCTCGTCAAGCTTCGCTGCTGCACGGGTGGCGTCGCCCGTTCGCAACCGCCCACGCGTTGGGAAGCGTTCTTTTCCAGTTGGTTTGGATGGGCGGTTTGGTCATCGGGGTCGCGATGTGGGCGAAAGGGCTAGGAGTTGTCTTGGCCGCAGTCGCCACCACCTTGTGGGCAGTCATTCCACTATCGCGTTGGTTTATCAGTGTCTGGCGTCATGCACCCAGCACCAACGAGCAAGCGGCAATGTCGTTGGGAGTGCATCGGCGTCGCTTGGTGGGAGTCGCCATCATTGGAATGGCCCTGATTGCTTACTTGGTGACGATGCCATCGCCCATCGCGAGGCGAGTTCCCGTCGTGGTCCGTTTTCATGAAGCCCAAGTGGTCCGAGCCGCAAGCGACGCGTTCGTGAAAGAAGTGCACGTGACGCGAGGTCAACGTGTCGAAGCCGGGACGCTGCTGATGCGGCTTGAGAATCCCGATCTGGTTGTGCAACGCGACGAGAAAGCCGACGACATGCGAACCGCACAACTGCGGCAAATTCAATTTCGCCAGTTAGGAAACTTAGCCCTCTCGGCCGCAGAGGGTGAAAACGCGGAAAGCTTGCAACGTCAACTCGATGAACTTAGCGCTGAAGTGGACGCTTTGAATATCTATGCTCAGCGCGAAGGTCTTGTGGTTTCCCAATCCATCGATCATCTGCTCGGCAGTTACGTTTCCAAGGGCACCGAATTGCTAAGCGTTTGCGACCCTCAAGAAAAGGAACTGCTGGTTTCCGTTTCGCCCGGCGATATGGACGCGTATCAGCGAGCCGTCGATGGCGGCGAAATGTCGAAAGTGCGATTGCGTGGCGGAAGCCAATTTCGACTCAAGCCGCAAAGTCTGCGACCGCGAGCCAGGCTGACGTTGCCACACCCGGCGCTGGGGGCCAACGCGGGTGGACCCTTGCCCGTGGAACCGGCGCCGGATCCGTCGACCGGTTCAAGCGAACTTCGTCCGATCGAACCGCAGATGGAAAGCGTCGTGAAGTTAAGTGCGTTGACCAGCAGCGAAATTCAAACTGGGCAGCTCGGTGCAATGACCATCTCGGACACGCGATCGCTTGCCGCCCGTGTCATGGATTCGCTGAAGCGTTAGAATTCGACGCTCGCTGAATGTCTCGCCTCCTCCATGCATTGAACCGTTCGTCCATGGCCAAAAACGCTGCTACCCGTGTCGCTGAACTTCGGCAAGAAATCCGGCGCCTCGATCATCTGTACTACGTCGAAGCGACATCCGCGGTAAGCGACTTAGAATACGACAAGCTGCTTGAGGAACTCAAGTCGCTCGAGCAGCAACACCCTGAATTGCAGAGCTCCGATTCGCCCACTCAGCGCGTGGGCGACGCGCCGGTCGAGCACCTCGTTCAAGTCGAACACCGCGTGCCGATGCTTTCGATCGACAACACGTACAGCCGCGAGGACTTGGCGGCGTACTTCGAACGAACCGAAAAGCAGCTTGAAGGTGAGTCGATCCAATGGGTAATGGAGTACAAGATTGACGGCGTCGCGGCTTCGGTTCGATACGAAGAAGGCTTGATGACTTTGGCGTTGACGCGGGGAAACGGCAACGTGGGCGATGACATCACCCACAACATTCGCACCGTCCGCGACTTGCCGTTGCGAACAACCGGGAAAAACGCCCCGAAAGTATTAGAAGTTCGTGGCGAGGTTTACATGACCAATTCGGACTTGGCCGACTTGAATGTGCGACAAGCCGATGCGGGCCAAGAGGCTTACAAGAACACTCGAAACGTCACCGCGGGCACGATTCGTTTGCTCGACCCGTCCGTCGCCGCCGAACGCAATTTGCGATTCTTTTGCCACGGCGTGGGTGAAACGGATGGATTGAAAGCGAAGAATCATATTGAGTTCCTTGATGAAGTGGGCAAGCTCGGGATTCCGCCGACGCCTCATGTGAAGCTCTTGAAGGATTCCAAAGCGGCACTTGATGCGGTGGCGTTGTTGGAAGAGGAGATGCCGGACTTACCGTTCGAAGTCGATGGGATCGTCTTCAAGGTGAACAATTTCGCTCAACGCGAACGACTTGGCATTCGTAGTAAGAGCCCGCGGTGGTTGATCGCCTACAAATTTGAGCGTTACGAAGCGGTCACCACGCTGCAAACCATCACCGTTCAAGTTGGCAAAACGGGAACGATCACGCCTGTTGCTAATTTGGTTCCTGTTGAGATTGCCGATACCACCGTCT containing:
- a CDS encoding site-2 protease family protein, coding for MNESSAMQEQAAPSVRVVMDPSVTFEARHVGNKTSYVAHHNALGKFFHMGCEEHHVATLLDGSRDIGDIVAILQTDGLAWEASDVEELVKRFITSKLAMPIIDGAAQAAPPATNAPVPWDRRVPQLLSFMISQRIPLFACNPLADRMNKIFGAVFSPYALPIWVAWVASGLVVISSHRAAFADEVSRLFDQGLWVAMVVIWVIAKVFHELGHATAARYHNVRVGKAGIMFFMMAPLAYVDVTDAWRLSSRWKRIQIAMGGVYVELAIASAAAWLWWYLPDGYAGHLAAQFFLVAGPATVLVNANPLLRLDGYYVVSDLTEIPNLRMHGRNQLGGMLNWWLVKIPRQASLLHGWRRPFATAHALGSVLFQLVWMGGLVIGVAMWAKGLGVVLAAVATTLWAVIPLSRWFISVWRHAPSTNEQAAMSLGVHRRRLVGVAIIGMALIAYLVTMPSPIARRVPVVVRFHEAQVVRAASDAFVKEVHVTRGQRVEAGTLLMRLENPDLVVQRDEKADDMRTAQLRQIQFRQLGNLALSAAEGENAESLQRQLDELSAEVDALNIYAQREGLVVSQSIDHLLGSYVSKGTELLSVCDPQEKELLVSVSPGDMDAYQRAVDGGEMSKVRLRGGSQFRLKPQSLRPRARLTLPHPALGANAGGPLPVEPAPDPSTGSSELRPIEPQMESVVKLSALTSSEIQTGQLGAMTISDTRSLAARVMDSLKR
- the ligA gene encoding NAD-dependent DNA ligase LigA — protein: MAKNAATRVAELRQEIRRLDHLYYVEATSAVSDLEYDKLLEELKSLEQQHPELQSSDSPTQRVGDAPVEHLVQVEHRVPMLSIDNTYSREDLAAYFERTEKQLEGESIQWVMEYKIDGVAASVRYEEGLMTLALTRGNGNVGDDITHNIRTVRDLPLRTTGKNAPKVLEVRGEVYMTNSDLADLNVRQADAGQEAYKNTRNVTAGTIRLLDPSVAAERNLRFFCHGVGETDGLKAKNHIEFLDEVGKLGIPPTPHVKLLKDSKAALDAVALLEEEMPDLPFEVDGIVFKVNNFAQRERLGIRSKSPRWLIAYKFERYEAVTTLQTITVQVGKTGTITPVANLVPVEIADTTVSRASLHNADEIERLDVREGDTVVVEKAGKIIPKVVRVEKHERKGDLPKFEFPTHCPECGTPLVRDEGGVYIRCPSPACPAQLRQRLVYFGSRPGMDIDGLGEEVVDLLISHDLVHNYADLYRLTQDQVNGLVWPKKRKGKDGEQIDVAFGERNAAKLIKGIAETKSRGLARLLSSISIRHIGPSVARILTAEHPSFDQLCQASIEDLAGIHEIGDAIAKSIHEFCHSDYGRDLFAQFKDVGLDLTQPQVATGDGVFAGKSIVVTGTLKQYKRDEIKQLIVQHGGRASGSISKSTDFLVAGEKAGSKLKKAEELGIKILSEDEFKAMIES